A region of Flavobacterium album DNA encodes the following proteins:
- a CDS encoding T9SS sorting signal type C domain-containing protein, with protein sequence MNRKLLNFIALLVLAITCIVPTRLSAQTTTVFSSDFNTSAGTTYSTVNGAIGTSTTWSLLRSGSDFGARINSGYLALTNDATGSSNVSGWALAYTSGALASPYNTTLSSNPGLVTWTFNMRQIRSNPSGTASGYYANAFILAGTSNTTATTGSGYAVILGQSGKTDRLRLIRYTAGIRTSSDLLTSTTAGLGDFGNQYLSVRITFNPATGVWEMFVRNDGSVFQDPAAGSLTSQGTVTNTTSAGTALPLIGAYWNGGTKRNQTSFFDNIKVTVATPFITTLSPPSRIAGTGAFNLVVGGSNFTAASVVRWNGSNRTTTYNSSTGQLTAAILATDIATAGTAAITVQTGTAISNSVTFTIDQLNVPTISPSTNVLPSFTTITGTASAAQSFTTTGTNLTGSITASAPANFEVSLNSGSGYAAQITTIPAATTTVYVRAKNTTPGVYSGNITLSTAGGVSKFVAVSAVVLSTEPTTSASSIAFSNVTSISFTTGWTPGNGTNRLVVMRSGSAVNALPVDGVSYTASTVFASGSDLGGGNYVVYNGTSNSVTVTELSPTTTYYVSIFDFNGSGGTENYRTTSPLTGSRATLNAPAGLQITALNTINTITFDSSVEGVNNNTFNGGGLSPIPEQGELNSNGIAISGFSIGDIAFGGDSPEDTTYDSGQSDGGEVDAGLYAFQVLPGNYALGVQPAAGEFSPGTITLKFQNQTASTITSVSVGYKIYVYNDEAGSNSLNLSYSTTATGTYTALPSVNFTTTAAPDATPGWKAYYKVVTIPITVASNNYGFIRWSGAAVSGTAYDEIAIDDIVVVGNPTSTFASLSGTAETFTVAGNAMLSGATTVNGDIAFLNNSYLAIGANTLTLSGTVTNTTAGGLRGSASGSLVVNGLVSPTLSFDQTTAGTTNLLNNLTIATTNANTVTAGNTFGVAGTLTVNELQTLNMGTNALSGALTTIVNNGIITTQNTSSTPLPTGKTWGGTGTVTLNGSAQQTLVPGTYNNVTISNAAGAVVTIGNATINGILSLPNANPSATLGSLSTGSNTLFLGPDATTSGIGEVSGIVTHNTGIIANKLYNFGYRYTSILFPPVGTLPTSMSLKIELGVTPTNKTDAVSRRYEFIQTGGTGTKAIITSHYLDTELNGNTESRLVDYVVPIGAGSAIEQSRTNYSTINNFVELSNVNVAFFGSTFGTYQLGFANSQAATLVWNGSVSNSWTTAANWTPTGSPSFATNVIIPDAATTPNVPTYNDGSEVATMSIELGGILNAPAASTFTVKGTSGAWINKGTFNPSTGTVVFDNNSNAADATIAGVTTFNNLTVNSGTTLRALTNADIRLAGTFTKTGTFITGAIHSTFRYTGTNQTVVTPNGAQSSYHNLVISGTGAVFPTTLNINGDLTINNTVDFTGKTIAMTGIEEEGQRILGTVNPVFNNLTINNTAADVSLATNITVAGTLTLTSGRLNIIDNNLTLGTNAVAGTFSSTSMIESDGNGVVRRPYTGTGSYFFPVGEGIDTKVYSPIAVNITSGTFSGAYVSVNMRDAKHPNNNSLTNYLTHYWNVTQTGITNAVATVTANYTPEDIVGSENNIAAAQLNGTFNVSSNPWIKYSLFSGGTLTAANATLTAGQTSSFTGINSSAVVVDITGEGAFCQGDAVTLSADVSGGTTPYSYTWSGGLGTGATATPPTASAGTTTYTLTVRDANGIASTDTANVTVTTAPVAGTLSSSQEICANTTPANVTLTGYNGTIVRWERSTSTAFTNPAFIASTSATLTGAQIGSNLTSTRYIRAVVQNGSCPIVYSNAIEIKVSSTTWDGTWSNGVPTATTAVIFNSDYTLTADMSACTVVVNTGANVVVPSGFNMTVNGAVTVNGGTFTVQNNANLVQVQNVSNTGNISVIKNSSPIYRLDYTMWSSPVAGPTLEQFSPMTLPNRFYHYNPVSDAYATVPGSTPFDNGVGYLIRVANDHTPFVNAGTPGTIWTGTFTGVPHNGNINVAVTPSGGGVRGYNAVGNPYPSSINIADFYAANANNLGTDTSIYFWRKKNDATASSYASLTLAAYISNSALGGDTSNGVFSNPNQSSQWVINTAQGFIVQAKTSTIAFTNAMRRGVNNGQFFRSAQDASISRLWLNLNGLQGEFSQMAVAYTENTTTGLDYGWDGRALTDGEVAVYSLAEGSQLGIQARPAFDALDVVPVEYKITNAGTYTLLLDHVDGVFTEGQDIFVKDNFLGGATHNLTESPYEFTTEAGTITGRFDIVYAETLGTANPVAESNKILVYKQGNAINISSGNVDMKSVSVYDTRGRLLYSADDINAATTAITGLQLQEQMLIVEITTASGTRTSRKIIF encoded by the coding sequence ATGAATCGAAAATTACTCAATTTTATCGCCCTGTTAGTACTGGCGATAACCTGTATTGTACCGACCAGACTATCGGCACAAACTACCACAGTTTTCAGTTCCGATTTTAACACGTCTGCAGGTACCACCTATAGTACGGTTAATGGAGCTATTGGCACAAGTACTACATGGTCGTTGCTGCGCAGCGGTAGCGACTTTGGAGCGCGCATCAATTCGGGGTATCTTGCCCTTACGAATGACGCGACCGGATCTTCCAACGTTTCGGGATGGGCGCTTGCCTACACTTCGGGTGCCCTGGCATCGCCGTACAACACAACGCTATCCTCTAACCCCGGGCTGGTGACATGGACATTCAACATGCGCCAGATCAGGTCGAACCCATCCGGTACGGCTTCCGGTTATTATGCGAATGCGTTTATCCTTGCAGGTACATCGAATACCACGGCAACCACCGGATCGGGCTATGCCGTTATACTCGGCCAGTCCGGAAAGACCGACCGCCTTAGGCTTATCCGTTACACTGCCGGTATTAGGACATCTTCTGACCTGCTTACATCAACTACGGCGGGACTTGGCGATTTTGGCAACCAGTACCTCAGCGTAAGGATAACCTTCAACCCGGCTACAGGTGTTTGGGAAATGTTTGTGCGCAACGACGGCAGCGTGTTCCAGGATCCTGCGGCAGGCAGCCTTACATCCCAGGGAACCGTAACCAACACCACTTCTGCGGGTACCGCCCTTCCGCTTATAGGCGCGTACTGGAACGGTGGCACTAAGCGTAACCAGACTTCGTTTTTCGACAATATAAAAGTTACGGTAGCGACACCATTCATCACAACGCTTTCGCCCCCATCACGAATTGCGGGGACAGGTGCGTTTAACCTTGTGGTTGGCGGCAGCAACTTTACCGCGGCATCCGTAGTGAGGTGGAACGGCAGCAACAGGACAACAACTTACAATTCCTCTACCGGCCAGCTCACAGCAGCTATCCTTGCTACCGATATTGCTACGGCAGGAACGGCAGCGATCACTGTTCAGACCGGTACAGCAATATCCAATTCTGTGACATTTACAATAGACCAGTTGAATGTACCTACTATTTCACCGTCTACAAACGTGTTGCCAAGCTTTACTACGATAACGGGTACAGCATCGGCCGCACAAAGCTTCACGACAACAGGTACCAACCTTACGGGAAGCATCACCGCATCGGCTCCTGCAAATTTTGAGGTTTCACTTAACAGCGGGTCCGGCTATGCAGCACAGATCACTACGATCCCCGCAGCAACAACAACCGTTTACGTAAGGGCCAAGAACACTACGCCAGGCGTATACAGCGGCAACATCACGCTGTCTACTGCAGGTGGTGTATCCAAATTCGTTGCTGTTTCGGCAGTCGTACTATCTACCGAGCCTACCACATCGGCTTCTTCGATAGCTTTCAGTAACGTCACATCCATTTCTTTCACTACCGGATGGACGCCGGGCAACGGCACCAACAGGCTTGTTGTTATGCGTTCAGGCTCCGCAGTGAACGCCCTGCCGGTTGATGGTGTTTCTTATACCGCTTCAACAGTATTTGCTTCAGGAAGCGACCTTGGCGGAGGTAACTACGTAGTATACAATGGTACATCGAACTCCGTCACCGTTACAGAGCTTTCGCCAACAACTACCTATTACGTTTCGATATTCGACTTTAATGGCTCTGGCGGTACTGAAAATTACCGCACAACATCGCCGTTAACAGGCAGCCGTGCAACGCTAAATGCGCCTGCCGGCCTTCAAATTACTGCATTGAATACCATCAATACGATCACTTTCGACAGCTCTGTGGAAGGTGTGAATAACAATACTTTTAACGGTGGCGGGTTAAGCCCTATCCCGGAGCAGGGTGAACTAAACTCCAACGGGATTGCTATCTCCGGCTTTAGCATAGGTGATATAGCTTTCGGCGGCGACAGCCCTGAAGATACAACCTACGATAGCGGCCAGTCGGACGGCGGTGAAGTCGATGCGGGCCTTTATGCCTTTCAGGTATTGCCGGGCAACTATGCGCTGGGTGTACAGCCGGCAGCAGGAGAATTCTCGCCGGGAACCATCACGCTAAAGTTCCAGAACCAGACCGCATCTACCATTACATCGGTAAGTGTGGGCTACAAAATATACGTCTATAACGATGAGGCGGGCTCTAACAGCCTGAACTTAAGTTATTCTACAACGGCAACCGGAACGTATACCGCGCTGCCATCGGTAAACTTTACCACAACCGCTGCGCCTGATGCCACACCAGGATGGAAAGCTTATTACAAAGTAGTAACAATTCCTATCACTGTTGCTTCAAACAACTACGGCTTTATCCGCTGGAGCGGCGCGGCAGTATCGGGCACAGCATACGATGAGATCGCGATTGATGATATCGTTGTGGTAGGAAACCCAACCTCAACATTCGCATCATTAAGCGGTACGGCCGAAACCTTTACAGTTGCCGGTAATGCTATGCTGTCAGGTGCCACTACAGTAAATGGCGATATTGCGTTCTTAAATAACAGCTACCTGGCAATAGGGGCAAATACCCTTACGCTAAGCGGCACGGTAACCAACACCACAGCAGGCGGCCTTCGCGGCAGCGCTTCAGGTAGCCTGGTAGTGAACGGTTTGGTAAGCCCGACCCTGAGCTTTGACCAGACCACCGCAGGCACGACCAACCTGCTGAACAACCTTACGATAGCTACGACCAATGCCAATACTGTAACCGCCGGAAACACATTTGGTGTGGCAGGCACACTTACCGTAAACGAGCTGCAAACGCTGAATATGGGTACCAATGCACTTTCGGGAGCACTTACAACAATCGTTAACAATGGTATCATTACTACACAAAACACCTCGTCTACGCCACTGCCAACAGGCAAGACATGGGGCGGTACCGGTACTGTTACACTAAACGGATCGGCTCAGCAAACGCTTGTGCCGGGCACGTATAACAACGTTACCATCAGCAATGCTGCGGGTGCGGTCGTGACTATTGGCAACGCCACCATCAACGGAATACTATCATTGCCTAACGCCAATCCATCGGCTACGCTCGGAAGCTTGTCAACAGGCAGCAATACGCTGTTTTTAGGACCCGATGCTACTACTTCCGGTATTGGGGAGGTAAGCGGTATTGTTACACACAACACAGGCATTATAGCGAATAAACTATACAACTTCGGGTACCGATATACCTCAATACTTTTCCCTCCTGTAGGAACGCTGCCAACATCGATGAGCCTTAAAATAGAACTCGGAGTAACACCTACGAACAAAACAGATGCAGTGTCAAGAAGGTATGAATTCATCCAGACCGGTGGTACGGGCACTAAGGCGATCATTACGTCGCATTACCTTGATACCGAGCTTAACGGAAACACCGAGAGCAGGCTGGTAGACTATGTTGTGCCAATTGGGGCAGGAAGCGCTATAGAGCAAAGCCGTACCAACTACAGTACTATTAATAATTTTGTTGAGCTATCGAATGTTAATGTGGCTTTCTTCGGATCAACATTTGGCACATACCAGCTTGGTTTTGCCAATTCGCAGGCCGCTACACTGGTGTGGAATGGTTCGGTAAGTAACTCATGGACAACAGCGGCTAACTGGACACCTACAGGAAGCCCTTCGTTTGCGACAAACGTAATAATACCGGATGCTGCGACAACACCTAACGTCCCTACTTACAACGACGGGTCGGAAGTAGCCACGATGTCTATTGAGTTGGGTGGGATACTGAATGCGCCTGCCGCCTCAACTTTTACCGTAAAGGGCACAAGCGGTGCATGGATCAACAAAGGTACTTTCAACCCATCTACAGGTACCGTGGTGTTTGACAATAACAGCAATGCTGCCGATGCTACCATTGCAGGTGTTACAACCTTTAATAACCTTACCGTAAATTCAGGGACTACGCTCAGGGCGCTTACAAATGCCGATATTCGCCTTGCAGGTACATTTACGAAAACAGGTACCTTTATAACAGGCGCGATACACAGTACATTCCGTTACACCGGAACCAACCAGACTGTGGTTACGCCAAACGGTGCCCAGTCCTCGTACCACAACCTCGTAATAAGCGGTACAGGTGCTGTTTTCCCGACAACTCTAAATATAAATGGCGACCTCACTATCAACAATACTGTAGATTTTACCGGAAAAACCATCGCAATGACAGGTATTGAAGAAGAAGGCCAAAGGATATTAGGTACTGTAAATCCTGTATTCAATAACCTTACGATAAACAATACCGCAGCCGATGTGTCGTTAGCTACAAACATCACAGTAGCCGGGACACTGACACTAACTTCCGGAAGGCTGAATATCATCGACAACAACCTTACCCTTGGTACAAACGCTGTCGCAGGGACTTTCTCTTCTACAAGCATGATTGAATCTGATGGGAATGGTGTGGTGAGAAGGCCGTATACCGGAACGGGATCTTACTTCTTCCCTGTGGGAGAGGGTATTGACACCAAAGTATATTCGCCAATAGCCGTAAACATAACATCAGGAACTTTCAGCGGCGCCTATGTAAGCGTAAATATGAGGGATGCAAAACATCCGAATAATAATAGCCTTACAAACTACCTCACGCATTATTGGAACGTGACACAGACCGGAATAACCAATGCGGTTGCGACAGTTACAGCTAATTATACCCCTGAGGATATCGTGGGTTCTGAAAACAATATCGCAGCAGCCCAGCTTAATGGCACCTTTAACGTAAGCAGTAACCCGTGGATCAAGTACAGCCTGTTCTCTGGCGGTACATTAACTGCCGCCAATGCAACGCTTACAGCAGGCCAGACCTCTTCTTTTACAGGCATCAATTCTTCTGCAGTTGTGGTGGATATTACGGGTGAAGGCGCATTTTGCCAGGGCGATGCGGTTACGCTTTCAGCTGATGTTTCCGGCGGCACCACGCCTTACAGCTATACATGGTCGGGCGGCCTCGGAACAGGCGCAACGGCTACACCTCCTACGGCATCTGCAGGAACCACAACATATACCCTGACCGTGAGGGATGCCAATGGTATTGCTTCAACTGATACGGCCAATGTGACGGTTACTACAGCTCCTGTGGCCGGTACACTTAGCAGCAGCCAGGAGATATGTGCCAATACCACACCTGCCAATGTAACGCTGACAGGGTACAACGGAACGATCGTTCGTTGGGAACGTTCTACATCAACCGCATTTACCAACCCGGCGTTTATTGCGAGTACATCGGCAACATTAACCGGTGCACAGATAGGCAGCAACCTGACCTCGACAAGGTATATAAGGGCCGTGGTACAAAATGGCTCGTGCCCGATAGTATATTCTAATGCGATCGAGATCAAGGTAAGCTCTACCACATGGGATGGTACCTGGAGCAACGGCGTGCCGACAGCAACCACGGCAGTAATATTCAATTCGGATTATACCCTTACTGCAGATATGTCTGCCTGTACGGTGGTTGTAAATACCGGCGCTAATGTTGTTGTGCCATCAGGATTCAACATGACGGTAAACGGCGCGGTAACCGTAAACGGAGGAACATTTACGGTACAAAATAATGCGAACCTGGTACAGGTACAAAATGTAAGCAATACCGGGAACATCAGCGTTATAAAGAACAGCTCGCCTATATACAGACTTGATTACACGATGTGGTCATCGCCGGTGGCAGGGCCTACGCTTGAACAGTTTTCTCCTATGACGCTGCCTAACCGTTTTTACCACTACAATCCTGTGAGCGACGCCTATGCCACCGTACCGGGAAGCACACCATTTGATAACGGTGTAGGCTACCTCATCCGTGTGGCCAACGACCATACGCCTTTTGTAAATGCCGGCACTCCGGGCACAATATGGACAGGTACCTTTACCGGCGTACCGCACAATGGTAACATAAACGTTGCGGTTACTCCATCCGGAGGCGGGGTAAGAGGCTATAATGCTGTAGGTAACCCTTATCCGTCGTCTATAAATATTGCCGATTTCTATGCGGCAAATGCGAATAACCTGGGAACCGATACCTCCATATACTTCTGGAGGAAGAAAAATGATGCCACAGCTTCGAGCTATGCATCGCTTACACTCGCGGCTTACATAAGTAACAGCGCATTGGGCGGGGATACCAGCAACGGCGTGTTCAGCAATCCTAACCAAAGCAGCCAGTGGGTGATCAATACAGCCCAGGGCTTCATCGTTCAGGCTAAAACAAGCACTATCGCTTTCACCAATGCGATGCGTAGGGGCGTGAACAATGGGCAGTTCTTCAGGAGTGCACAGGATGCGTCAATATCGCGACTTTGGCTGAACCTTAACGGCCTTCAGGGCGAATTTAGCCAGATGGCTGTAGCTTACACCGAAAACACTACGACTGGCCTTGATTATGGCTGGGACGGAAGGGCGCTTACCGATGGCGAAGTAGCGGTTTACTCTCTTGCCGAAGGATCGCAACTGGGTATCCAGGCAAGGCCGGCATTTGATGCTTTGGATGTAGTGCCGGTAGAATATAAAATTACCAATGCAGGTACCTACACCCTATTGCTAGACCATGTGGATGGCGTATTTACGGAAGGACAGGACATTTTCGTAAAGGATAACTTCTTAGGCGGCGCAACACACAACCTTACGGAGAGCCCTTATGAATTTACTACAGAGGCCGGTACCATAACAGGGCGTTTTGACATCGTGTATGCCGAAACCCTTGGTACAGCCAACCCTGTAGCTGAAAGCAACAAGATCCTTGTCTACAAGCAGGGCAATGCCATCAATATCAGCTCCGGCAATGTAGATATGAAGTCGGTTTCCGTGTATGATACCCGCGGAAGGCTTTTATACAGTGCCGATGATATCAACGCTGCAACAACAGCTATAACCGGATTGCAATTGCAGGAACAGATGCTTATCGTAGAGATTACGACTGCATCGGGTACCAGGACAAGCAGGAAAATAATTTTTTAG
- a CDS encoding T9SS sorting signal type C domain-containing protein codes for MKHNYFNCCKTATMLFAVFLSSQAFAQVPTSHDEASNYAEGEFTYGAGKGMGFVPWQLQGASDTSGFSLGSSTAVNMGDVNTDGQAFYLYGYNDEGVKAARYFRGTGSVSDPGDSRSFLLPGQVFSIKIAIANRNGYKGINITSDDGSDRLATFAVDGNTYRFGDPDDDSFTGVNDAFSFDTESVFIVEAYQLTDNTCEITLTRGDVSISTGIKAGQIGGFSLYTGSTTSDDPLNRLYFNNLKIERRCPDFTTWNGATWDNGTPDITKQAYVTAGTLTVDEDMEMCTLFVSGTAQVIVESGVNLTVANQVNVASTAAMSVANNANLMQIDNVQNTGNITVFRNSSALKRLDYTLWSSPVTGQNLFGFSPQTLPNRFYTYNPVSNMYSPIPDLGPTSEMLFTKGHGYMIRMPNNHPDTPTVWQGKFTGIPNSGTVSVPLNTSNDPANRYTLVGNPYPASLSIARFINRNANIITGQVWFWRKTNNPASSSYCTVTASGDYVGNPDLQNNESYDPNGIIRTGQGFFVQASSASPSTLIFNNSLREADNSNKFFRTAMDGEVMQPEINRYWLNVTKDGEFFGQMLVNYRTGATMGIDYGIDGEAMDGDGALGLYSTAGDSKLAIQGRSLPFVMEDIVPLGFRANEAGTVSIVLDRFDGLFNEQDIYIKDNLLGITHNIKNGPYEFTTEAGTFTNRFEVVYAETLSTTNPVFNANSVIVYKQGSSIAINSGNVNMAAVTVYDMRGRVLYQQEGINSTETAITGLQAQQQVLIVQVTTTEGNKVSKKIAY; via the coding sequence ATGAAACATAATTACTTCAATTGCTGTAAAACGGCCACGATGCTATTTGCAGTTTTTTTAAGCAGCCAGGCATTCGCCCAAGTTCCTACAAGCCACGACGAAGCATCCAACTACGCGGAAGGTGAATTTACTTACGGTGCAGGAAAAGGTATGGGCTTTGTGCCATGGCAGCTCCAGGGAGCAAGCGATACATCAGGCTTCTCATTGGGTAGCAGCACTGCTGTAAACATGGGCGACGTGAACACCGACGGCCAGGCTTTTTACCTGTACGGATATAATGACGAGGGTGTTAAAGCGGCACGTTATTTCCGTGGTACAGGATCGGTGTCCGATCCCGGGGACTCGAGGTCGTTCCTGCTACCGGGACAGGTATTTTCCATAAAAATCGCTATTGCAAACCGTAACGGCTACAAAGGCATCAACATTACTTCGGACGACGGCAGCGACAGGCTTGCTACCTTTGCCGTAGATGGCAATACTTACAGGTTCGGCGACCCGGACGATGACAGCTTTACCGGCGTTAATGACGCGTTTTCATTCGATACAGAGTCGGTATTCATTGTAGAAGCCTACCAGCTTACCGACAATACCTGCGAGATAACACTAACCCGTGGCGATGTTTCTATAAGCACAGGAATAAAGGCAGGCCAGATAGGAGGATTCAGCCTTTATACGGGCAGCACGACAAGTGACGATCCTTTGAACAGGCTTTATTTTAATAACCTTAAGATCGAAAGAAGGTGTCCTGATTTCACTACCTGGAATGGCGCCACCTGGGATAACGGCACGCCGGACATCACGAAGCAGGCCTATGTTACTGCCGGCACGCTGACAGTAGACGAAGATATGGAAATGTGTACGCTGTTTGTAAGCGGAACGGCACAGGTAATTGTAGAATCAGGGGTCAACCTTACTGTGGCCAACCAGGTTAACGTAGCATCTACAGCGGCTATGAGCGTAGCTAATAATGCCAACCTGATGCAGATAGATAACGTTCAGAATACCGGCAACATTACGGTATTCCGTAACAGCTCGGCCCTTAAAAGGCTGGATTATACCTTGTGGTCTTCCCCGGTTACAGGGCAAAACCTGTTCGGGTTTTCACCTCAGACTTTACCAAACCGTTTTTATACCTATAACCCTGTAAGCAACATGTACAGCCCGATTCCGGATCTTGGGCCAACATCCGAAATGTTGTTTACCAAAGGTCATGGCTATATGATCCGTATGCCGAACAACCATCCTGACACCCCGACCGTGTGGCAAGGTAAATTTACAGGAATTCCTAACAGCGGAACGGTTTCTGTACCGCTGAATACAAGCAACGACCCTGCAAATCGTTATACCCTGGTTGGAAACCCATATCCTGCTTCCTTAAGCATTGCACGTTTCATCAACAGGAATGCCAACATAATCACCGGCCAGGTTTGGTTTTGGAGGAAAACGAACAATCCGGCCAGTTCCAGCTATTGTACCGTTACAGCTTCGGGCGACTATGTAGGCAACCCGGACCTGCAGAACAATGAAAGTTATGACCCGAATGGCATCATCAGGACGGGCCAGGGCTTTTTCGTACAGGCAAGCTCAGCATCGCCGTCAACGCTTATTTTCAACAACAGCCTGCGTGAGGCCGATAATTCCAACAAGTTCTTCCGTACCGCAATGGATGGCGAAGTAATGCAGCCTGAAATAAACCGCTATTGGCTTAATGTTACCAAAGACGGCGAATTCTTCGGCCAGATGCTTGTGAATTACAGGACCGGCGCTACCATGGGCATTGATTATGGTATTGATGGTGAAGCAATGGACGGTGATGGCGCTTTGGGCTTATATTCTACTGCGGGTGATTCGAAACTGGCTATACAGGGCAGGAGCCTTCCTTTCGTGATGGAAGATATCGTTCCGTTAGGGTTCAGGGCCAATGAGGCAGGAACAGTGAGCATTGTGCTTGACCGGTTTGACGGCCTTTTTAACGAACAGGATATTTATATCAAGGATAACCTTTTAGGTATTACGCACAATATCAAGAACGGCCCGTATGAATTTACTACAGAGGCAGGTACATTTACCAATCGTTTTGAAGTGGTTTATGCCGAAACGCTTAGTACAACTAACCCCGTATTTAATGCAAACAGCGTTATTGTTTACAAACAAGGCAGTAGCATTGCTATCAATTCCGGGAATGTAAACATGGCTGCCGTAACTGTTTATGACATGAGAGGCCGCGTGCTTTACCAGCAGGAGGGCATTAATTCGACAGAAACCGCCATCACCGGGCTACAGGCGCAGCAACAGGTGCTTATCGTACAAGTAACAACTACAGAAGGAAATAAAGTAAGTAAAAAAATAGCTTACTAA